AGCAATCTGAACCGCGACAAAACGATGGCCCGGGCGCTTGGCAATCTTACTGGTTATTCTCTGGTAGCTCCGGAGAAGAACCCTTCTGGCGGCGGGTATAAGGATTGGTTCATTCAAGAGTATGGCCGTCCCGGCTTCACGATTGAAATTGCAGATTATGCTGGGGAGAGCAGTGTACCCTTAAGACAATTCAGTACGATCTGGTCTGAAAATAAGGAGGTTGGCCTGTACTCTGCGAAGCAGACCTATTCCTTATGGCTGAATAAACAGAAGGTTCAGTATCTTCAGCAGTCCATGAGGCTGCTGGCGGGAACGGAGCTATACCCTAAACTGGGGGCTGCAGCCGGTGGGATCAGTCTGCAGCCGCAAACACTTCAGGTTATCGCAGAGAAGGGGGATTGGATTCAGGTTCAAGCCGCAGAGGGACTGGGATGGATTCATCCATCACCGGGAAAGCTGGCCGCCATCGAGGAGATCACGGCAAATGCCGTATTAAACGTACGTACACCTGTTTATAAATATCCGGATGCTTACGCCCCTAAAGTGACTTATCTCGATCCGCAGACCGTCCAGGTATCTGGAAGATGGGGTACCTGGCTGCTGGCCTCGACTCCGGGCGGAAACTGGTGGATTGACGGTCGGAAGGTGGAGCTCAACTGGCCTAAAGAGGAAACCGTCCAGGAGCCGGCAGAGGATGTTGAGGTACCAGTGGAAGTACAGAATGAGCCTGCAATTACTCCGTAAATTGAGGTCAAAATAGATTGCTGAATCTACGGGAGCTCCGCTATTTAGCGGGGCTTTTTCGTATTTACTGATAATTTTATTGTGAATAATAACCATATATTATGATATTCGCTACCGTATACAGGAACAAATGTTTGTGTTAATTATGAGTAGAGGAGTGTGTTAATGCTGTATTCCGATAACAACATAACCTTTAATTTTGAGGAAGCCGGAGCAGGCAAGCCGATCCTGATCCTTCACGGTAACGGCCCAGATCACCGGATGATGAGGGCTTGTATGGAGCCCTTATTCTCCGGACAGAAGGATTATAGACGAATCTACATTGATCTTCCCGGAATGGGATTGTCGCCTGCCGCAGAATGGCTTGCTAGGATGGGTAGCCGCAATTAAGATTCCTCCGGCGGGTAGCCACTTCACCGTCTGTCAGGCAGCACTATGTGTAATTCAGCAACGAAAAGGCGCAGCCTGTAATGAATATTGAAACTCATGGAGTAACCAAAGTTGAAGAAATAGGTAAAAAAGACGGCATCCATTCGGAGGAACCGAATAGCGTCGTCTTTTTTATGCGTTTTTTACTTTGTCTATGAAAGGTTAGTTTTTCAGTGGCCTCGGATAACCTTGGGGTGCCTTTTTTTGTTTTGTCAGCTCCCCGTGCTTTTGTAATGCCTCACGCCTATGCGCCATACCAGCAGAGACACTCCGAGGAAGGCAGCTCCAGAGGGAAGCGAGAGGAAGCCCAGCCAGCGGGGATAATCCCAGCCGCAGACGGTGGCCGCCGGATAGAAGCTGATGAACAGCATTGGGAGCACAAAGCTGAACACGGATTTTAGCATTCGCGGCAAATAGGGCTCTGGGCAGCGGGTAATCTGGTAGCTGGCGTTGGTCAGCAGAAAGATCCAGTCCAGCCCTTTGATAGTGAAAAAAGCAAGACCTGAGGTTAGCACGAACACTCCGCAGTACATCAGACAGCCTCCGGCCAGCGCCATCGCCAGAATGCCGAGTCTGCCGGGCGTCAAGGGAACGTCGAGCTGCCCCAGCGCCCAGCCCGCAGCACAGATCCCTGTAAACGGCCGGACCAGCCGGTGCAGATGGAATCTGGAAGCGGCGACCTGCACGAACAGGGACCGCGGGCGGAGCAGCAGCCGGTCGAAATCGCCGGAGCGCAGCAGATGCCACGGGAAATAATCAAACCCGCGGCATACGCTCTCGGCAAGTCCGAAGGAAGCCACCGCCAGCGAGTAAACCAGAATGATATGGGCGACGGTCCATTCGCCGATATTACCAAAGCGGGAGAACAGCAGGACGGTGGCTATGGGATCGGAGATCACCACAGTAAGCACCTGAATCAGCATCAGCCACCAGCCCTTATATTCCATGCCGGACAGCAGATGCATCCGCAAGTATTTGCAATAAATTTTACCTTCAGCAAGCATACGTTACTCTCACCCTCCCTGGACGATAATGCTGTGCAATCTGCGTTTCATGATCATCCGGCCCGCCGAGATAAAGATAAGGCTCCAGAGGAGCTGTAAGCCGATGCCGGGCAATGCGGCGGCAGGAGCCACGCTACCTATATATAGCTGCAGAGGGATATCTGCGAACCCTCCAAACGGCTGCAGGTACAGGAAGGTCTGCATGAAATCAGGCCAGAGCCGCAGGGGGAGGTAGGTGCCGGACAATATGCCGCTTAGCAGTAGAAGCATATAGGTCGGTCCGTCCCCCCAAGTGATATTCAGCCGGATCGCAGTCACAAGCATAGCGAAGGCCGAGCACAGCACAAACGCCATAACCGCCGACAGAAGGAAATAGAATAGTGCAGGCAATGAGGCGGGGCCCCCTAGGGCATATCCGGCAGGCATCAGGAGCCCGGCGAGTACGGTGGCCAGCCCCCTGATCCAACTGGTGCCGAGCTTGCCGGCCGAGCTTTTGACAAACCAGTGGGTGTACAGGTTCATGGGCCGGCACAGCTCGATACCGACGTCACCGTTGTTGATTTTGCCCATGATTTCGCTGTCGATGTTCATACTCTGGAGTACAAACAGCCCCTGAGCCAGCCAGACATAGGATATGGCCTGAGAGAGGCTGAGTCCGTTATTATTCCAGGAGCTATTCTCGCTGTATGTATAGAACACGGTGAACAGCACACATTCTATAAGCGCCCAAAACACACCGACCATCGTGCCAGATATGGCGGACACCCGGTACTGGAGCCCTTCTGCCATGCGGATTCGGAAGAGGGAGCTGCAGGCCCGCCATGTATTTCTAAAATTCATTGTGCACCTCCTGATAGGCTTAACCCAAAGCTAAGTCATTGTACATAGCAGCAATCATCGCATCCGTGTTCACTTTCATGACGACCTCCGGCGCATATTTCTGCTGCAGACCTGAGAGTTGCCCGTCATAGAGTAGTTGGCCGTGCCCGATCACCATGACCCGCTCACATAAGGCCTCAATATCATCCATGTCGTGCGTGGTCAGCAGCATCGTAACCCCGTACTGGCGGTTCTCTGCCTTTAAAAAATTGCGCAGTGCCAGCTTTGATACCGCATCGAGTCCGATGGTTGGCTCATCCAGAAACAGAATTTTCGGCCGGTGCAGCAGCGCCGCCACCAGCTCACAACGCATCCGCTGTCCCAGCGATAGTTGTCTCACCGGCGTCCTTAATAGCGCTTCCACACCAAGGGTTGCTGTTAACTCCGAAAGTCTCAGCCTGTAGTCTCCGGGGGGAATCGCATAAATATCCTTCAGCACATCAAAGGAATCAGCCACAGGTACATCCCACCATAACTGTGAGCGCTGGCCAAACACGACGCCGATCCGGGATACATGCTCTACGCGGTGCTTCCATGGAATCTTGCCCAAGATGGTGCATTCTCCGCTGTCAGGTGTCAGGATACCGCTCATTACCTTGACGGAGGTGGATTTGCCGGCGCCGTTCGGGCCAATGTAACCTACCAGTTCTCCCTCTTCAATATCAAAGCTGATGCCGCCGAGCGCGTCCACCTGGGTAACATTCCGCATAAACGCTCCTCTCAGCAGTCCCCATTTTCCTTCGGGGCGTTTGTACACCTTGAAGCTTTTGCGGATATCTCTCAGTCTGATTTGCATATCATTCGCCTCCTTCGCGCAGAAGATCATATCATCAGGGGAGGAGAGGGGGACAGCCGCGTCGGGCGCCGTCTTGATCCTTGCTGCCAGGTTGGCAGGGGGAAAATCATCTATTTTCTTCGTTTTCCATAAAAATGCTTGTTATGTTGACATTTCTGTGCTATATTAATTTTATAGTTAACGCAGGAAAAACATATGTTTTTTTGTATACGTACTGTAAAATATACTTCTCGTACCGGTGATGAAATCACCGGTACTTTTGCGTTCTCACTCCTGACAAGAAGGCCATGCTCGTATAGTAAAAGGGCGCAGCCGATACTGCCTGGCTGTGCCCTGATTACGAGTTACATAAGCAGAATGTAGGCGAAAAACCGAACACAATAGGCTGGGAGTCGGCACATGGTCCAAATGTAGGCGAAAAACCGAACACAATAGGCTGGGCGTTGGCACATGGTCCATTAGCATGGTTCGCTCGGTAAAGTGATTCTGCTCTTAGCGGCCCGCTTCTGTCAGCGGACCTGTCCGCTCATATTCCCAGATGCTCTGGCTGCTCTCCGCATCATAGATCTCTCCGATACGGATGAAGCCGTGCTTCTCATAGAAGTGATGATTCCGGACGGCCCACGAGGGAGTATCCAGCGTCCAGCGCTTGGCCGCAGGATACTGTACAAATAAGAAATGCAAAGCTTCATGCCCGAACCCTTGATTCTGATATAAGGGATCGATAAAAATCCGGCCCAGATGACATTCCTCTTCTGTGGACGACGGGAAGATTATCATCCCGCCAACAATTCCACCGTCTTTCAGAAGCTTGTAGTAATGGCCCTGCTGCATCTGTTCCGCCTGCCAGGGCACAGAATCGTAACCGGGAGGCCCGTCCTCATCTTTATTTTGATAACGCCGGGCATCATCATCGAAGGTTCGTTTTTGAACGTTTGCCAAGGTTGCTGCATCTTGCGGTTGGGATAGCTCAAAGGATACCATTTCATGTCCCTCCCTGAGAATTATACTAGTGTGAAGACTTAACTAGATGATAAGCAAATGCTAAGAATGCTGCTGTTAGAATGGTTACACACAAAGGCACAGCCGATAAATCCGGCTGTGCCTGGGTAATCACGCAATCTAGTATAGCCTGCTATTCCGTATCCCCTGTGCCGCCGATCTTACGGCCGATCCAGTCTTCGTAGGATTTGACCACAGCGGACAGATCCTCATCGCCGTAGCCGTGGTTGAAGCCTGCCTGGAACATGCTCTTGGCTACGCCGAGCATAGGGGAAGGGACGCCGGTGGAATCACTGAGCGAGGACGCCAGCTTGAGATCCTTGAGCATCAGGGCAAGGGAGAACTGGTTGCTGAAGTCGCCCTCGATGATCTTCTGGCCCTTTAGCTCAGCCTGCTTGCTGCCTGCCGAT
This genomic interval from Paenibacillus sp. FSL H8-0332 contains the following:
- a CDS encoding M14 family metallocarboxypeptidase; translated protein: MLLASLFVTAGRVHAAANIVNPNQVYSYTIMQRDIERLAAEYPDLVSMESLGKSPYGRQLWAVKLGRGESVLFLNGSHHAREWMTSSLLMKLIDTYAQAYDTNVRIGNYNVRDLLDEVSIWVVPMVNPDGVTLSQQGTAGLPADLAQMLRKYNKNSTNFTRWKANMQGIDLNRQYPANWNTIRDAVSFPSYQNYKGNRPGQAPEVQLMMNFTEQIDPEVTISYHSSGEIIFWNFKTLSSNLNRDKTMARALGNLTGYSLVAPEKNPSGGGYKDWFIQEYGRPGFTIEIADYAGESSVPLRQFSTIWSENKEVGLYSAKQTYSLWLNKQKVQYLQQSMRLLAGTELYPKLGAAAGGISLQPQTLQVIAEKGDWIQVQAAEGLGWIHPSPGKLAAIEEITANAVLNVRTPVYKYPDAYAPKVTYLDPQTVQVSGRWGTWLLASTPGGNWWIDGRKVELNWPKEETVQEPAEDVEVPVEVQNEPAITP
- a CDS encoding alpha/beta hydrolase encodes the protein MLYSDNNITFNFEEAGAGKPILILHGNGPDHRMMRACMEPLFSGQKDYRRIYIDLPGMGLSPAAEWLARMGSRN
- a CDS encoding ABC-2 family transporter protein translates to MHLLSGMEYKGWWLMLIQVLTVVISDPIATVLLFSRFGNIGEWTVAHIILVYSLAVASFGLAESVCRGFDYFPWHLLRSGDFDRLLLRPRSLFVQVAASRFHLHRLVRPFTGICAAGWALGQLDVPLTPGRLGILAMALAGGCLMYCGVFVLTSGLAFFTIKGLDWIFLLTNASYQITRCPEPYLPRMLKSVFSFVLPMLFISFYPAATVCGWDYPRWLGFLSLPSGAAFLGVSLLVWRIGVRHYKSTGS
- a CDS encoding ATP-binding cassette domain-containing protein, with the translated sequence MQIRLRDIRKSFKVYKRPEGKWGLLRGAFMRNVTQVDALGGISFDIEEGELVGYIGPNGAGKSTSVKVMSGILTPDSGECTILGKIPWKHRVEHVSRIGVVFGQRSQLWWDVPVADSFDVLKDIYAIPPGDYRLRLSELTATLGVEALLRTPVRQLSLGQRMRCELVAALLHRPKILFLDEPTIGLDAVSKLALRNFLKAENRQYGVTMLLTTHDMDDIEALCERVMVIGHGQLLYDGQLSGLQQKYAPEVVMKVNTDAMIAAMYNDLALG
- a CDS encoding GNAT family N-acetyltransferase, which encodes MVSFELSQPQDAATLANVQKRTFDDDARRYQNKDEDGPPGYDSVPWQAEQMQQGHYYKLLKDGGIVGGMIIFPSSTEEECHLGRIFIDPLYQNQGFGHEALHFLFVQYPAAKRWTLDTPSWAVRNHHFYEKHGFIRIGEIYDAESSQSIWEYERTGPLTEAGR